One window of Cohnella hashimotonis genomic DNA carries:
- a CDS encoding methyltransferase domain-containing protein, which produces MSRLGTEVLSLLQPAPGERILDLGCGNGDLTARIAAAGAIPTGIDLSAESVALARQRHPDLDLQAADASLYRSDTRYDAVFSHAALHWIGNAEATARTVSIALREGGRFVAEFAGSGNLASLTDAIGQVLSARGYEPEGRNPWYQPTIGEYASLLERAGFRVTFALHFDQPSPSKVPSGVRALLDSFAGYFFPDIPPAELASVYDEVEAAVKPRLFRDGQWIIDKSRLRIAAVKASR; this is translated from the coding sequence ATGTCCCGTCTAGGAACGGAAGTCCTCTCTCTGCTTCAGCCCGCCCCCGGGGAACGAATTCTCGACCTCGGCTGTGGAAACGGAGACCTGACGGCCCGCATCGCGGCCGCGGGAGCGATCCCGACGGGCATCGACTTGTCCGCGGAATCGGTGGCACTTGCGAGACAGCGGCATCCGGACCTTGATCTGCAAGCCGCGGACGCTAGTCTCTACCGTTCGGATACCCGTTATGACGCGGTCTTTTCCCACGCCGCGCTGCATTGGATCGGGAATGCGGAGGCCACGGCGCGCACCGTATCGATCGCTCTTCGGGAAGGCGGACGATTCGTCGCCGAATTCGCGGGCAGCGGCAATCTGGCTTCGCTGACCGATGCGATCGGGCAGGTGCTGTCTGCGCGCGGTTACGAACCGGAGGGGCGAAATCCGTGGTATCAGCCGACGATCGGCGAATATGCGAGTTTGCTGGAGCGGGCCGGTTTTCGCGTGACGTTCGCCCTGCACTTCGATCAGCCTTCGCCGTCCAAAGTCCCCTCGGGGGTCAGGGCCCTGCTGGACAGCTTCGCGGGTTATTTTTTCCCGGATATCCCGCCGGCGGAGCTCGCCTCCGTCTACGACGAAGTCGAAGCTGCGGTCAAGCCGCGTCTGTTCCGGGACGGCCAATGGATCATCGACAAAAGCCGCTTGCGTATCGCGGCCGTCAAGGCGTCCCGCTAA
- a CDS encoding YjfB family protein, which translates to MDIAAISTGLAMNDLRQQVSIAVLGKVMDTARQNSEAVVQLTQSIAQPHLGGNIDIRV; encoded by the coding sequence ATGGATATAGCGGCAATCTCGACAGGACTGGCCATGAACGATCTGCGCCAGCAAGTTAGCATCGCCGTCCTAGGCAAGGTCATGGATACCGCGCGCCAGAACAGCGAGGCGGTCGTGCAGTTGACGCAGAGCATCGCGCAGCCTCATCTGGGCGGCAACATCGACATTCGCGTTTAA
- a CDS encoding winged helix-turn-helix transcriptional regulator: MRDRKSGYGFCPDEEGCPVEFTLDVIGGKWKGVLLYHLMDGPKRFNEFRRICPTITQRMLTLQLRELEEDGVVHREVYNQVPPKVEYSLTAFGQTLTPIIAAMRDWGESFRRTVRDPLQRQAEAGDS; the protein is encoded by the coding sequence GTGCGGGATCGGAAGAGCGGGTACGGGTTTTGTCCGGACGAGGAAGGCTGCCCGGTCGAGTTCACGCTGGACGTGATCGGCGGAAAATGGAAGGGCGTGCTGCTGTATCATCTGATGGACGGTCCGAAGCGGTTCAACGAATTCCGCAGAATCTGCCCGACGATCACGCAGCGGATGCTCACGCTGCAGCTGCGAGAGCTGGAGGAGGACGGCGTCGTTCACCGCGAGGTGTACAACCAGGTGCCGCCCAAGGTAGAGTACTCGCTGACGGCGTTCGGACAGACGCTGACCCCGATCATCGCCGCCATGCGGGACTGGGGCGAGAGCTTCAGGCGGACGGTCCGCGACCCGTTGCAGCGACAGGCGGAAGCGGGGGACAGTTAG
- a CDS encoding zinc-binding alcohol dehydrogenase family protein: MTNEFKATATETMKAVGLYKYLPIADPESLIDVEIDKPMPTGRDLLVKVRAISVNPVDCKVRSPKSREESAPRVLGWDVAGVVEQVGPEAGLFRPGDEVYYAGSITRPGGNSEFHLVDERIVGTKPSSLSFAQAAALPLTTITAWESLYDRLGVARDRADNAGKAILIIGAAGGVGSIATQLAKLAGLTVIGTASRPASADWARELGADYVIDHFQAFLPQLKAVGFDQVDYILCLNSTEKHWANMAEAIAPQGKICSIVETDEPLNLTLLKNKSATFAWELMFTRSTYHTADMIEQHRLLDEVARLVDAGAIRTTSSETLAPINADNLRKAHAMLETGRTVGKVVLEGF; this comes from the coding sequence ATGACGAATGAATTTAAAGCAACCGCGACAGAAACGATGAAGGCCGTGGGCCTGTACAAGTATTTGCCGATCGCCGATCCGGAGAGCCTGATCGACGTAGAGATCGACAAGCCGATGCCGACAGGCCGGGATTTGCTCGTGAAGGTGCGCGCGATCTCGGTGAATCCGGTCGACTGCAAAGTCCGCTCGCCCAAGAGCCGCGAGGAGAGCGCGCCGAGAGTGCTCGGCTGGGACGTCGCGGGCGTGGTCGAGCAGGTCGGGCCGGAGGCCGGGCTGTTCAGACCGGGCGACGAGGTATACTACGCCGGCAGCATCACCAGGCCTGGCGGCAACAGCGAGTTCCATCTTGTCGACGAACGCATCGTCGGCACGAAGCCTTCTTCGCTGAGCTTCGCTCAGGCGGCCGCGCTGCCGCTGACGACAATTACGGCATGGGAGAGCCTTTATGACCGTCTGGGCGTCGCTAGGGATCGGGCCGACAATGCCGGCAAGGCGATCCTGATCATTGGCGCGGCCGGCGGCGTCGGGTCGATCGCAACGCAGCTGGCGAAGCTGGCGGGCTTGACGGTCATCGGCACGGCCTCTCGCCCCGCGTCGGCCGACTGGGCAAGAGAGCTTGGCGCGGACTATGTAATCGACCACTTCCAGGCGTTCTTGCCGCAGCTGAAGGCGGTCGGGTTCGACCAGGTCGACTACATTCTCTGCCTGAACAGCACGGAGAAGCACTGGGCGAACATGGCTGAGGCGATCGCGCCGCAAGGCAAGATCTGCTCGATCGTCGAGACCGACGAGCCGCTCAACCTGACGCTGCTCAAGAACAAAAGCGCGACCTTCGCGTGGGAACTCATGTTCACGCGGTCGACGTATCATACGGCGGATATGATCGAGCAGCATCGGCTGCTGGACGAAGTCGCGCGGCTCGTGGACGCGGGCGCGATCCGCACGACGTCGAGCGAGACGCTCGCTCCGATCAACGCCGACAATCTGCGCAAGGCGCATGCGATGCTGGAGACTGGCCGCACGGTCGGCAAGGTCGTGCTCGAAGGATTTTAA
- a CDS encoding AraC family transcriptional regulator, with protein MASGIMPDELYGTVRVNDAVIEIIEVLEEQPWGARSCPPHTHAWFECNYIYEGSMKTGFGGPLLNVGPGEFFLVPAGAEHRHEYLPESPHRGVCLRWTVAPAEPTAGGGAGSVYAALERLREWQLGCYEDRYGLGERILRLFEEAREADSLASVQLTFVQILLTIAAVRHPEGRVTPAGADQSDTAFLRKIEVYLNDERAEKMNVRRLADALHVSYNHLARKYKRLTGKTIVGRLTEIRLARALDLLRRTDASIGAIAEVSGFGAAHYFSRVFKDVYGVSPKTYRKGLNVEAQKEPETVSVFSAE; from the coding sequence ATGGCGAGCGGCATCATGCCGGATGAATTGTACGGAACCGTCAGGGTGAACGACGCCGTCATCGAGATCATCGAGGTGCTGGAGGAGCAGCCTTGGGGAGCCCGCTCGTGCCCCCCTCACACGCATGCGTGGTTCGAGTGCAACTATATCTACGAAGGCAGCATGAAGACGGGCTTCGGGGGGCCGCTCCTGAACGTCGGACCGGGAGAGTTCTTTCTGGTCCCCGCAGGCGCCGAGCATCGTCACGAGTATCTGCCGGAGTCTCCTCACCGGGGCGTCTGCCTGCGATGGACGGTCGCGCCGGCGGAGCCGACCGCCGGAGGCGGAGCAGGCTCGGTCTATGCCGCGCTCGAGAGATTGCGGGAGTGGCAGCTCGGCTGCTACGAGGATCGCTACGGTCTGGGCGAACGGATCCTGCGGCTGTTCGAGGAGGCGCGTGAAGCGGATTCGCTTGCTTCCGTTCAACTGACGTTCGTGCAGATTCTGCTGACGATCGCCGCGGTCCGCCATCCCGAAGGACGGGTTACGCCGGCGGGCGCCGACCAGTCAGATACGGCGTTTCTGCGCAAGATCGAGGTCTACCTGAACGACGAGCGCGCGGAAAAAATGAATGTCCGCAGACTCGCCGACGCCCTGCATGTCAGCTACAACCATCTGGCCCGCAAGTACAAGCGGCTGACCGGCAAGACGATCGTCGGCCGGTTGACCGAGATTCGCCTTGCGCGCGCGCTCGACCTGCTCCGGCGGACCGACGCCTCGATCGGCGCGATTGCGGAGGTCTCCGGCTTCGGCGCGGCCCACTACTTCAGCCGGGTGTTCAAGGATGTCTACGGCGTCAGCCCGAAGACATACCGCAAAGGTCTGAACGTAGAGGCGCAGAAGGAGCCGGAAACGGTATCGGTCTTTTCCGCGGAATAG
- a CDS encoding glycoside hydrolase family 38 C-terminal domain-containing protein — protein MKKLHLISNAHLDPVWQWEWEEGAAAAVSTFRAAASFCREYDGYVFNHNEALLYKWIEEYEPSLFAEIQSLVRLGKWHIMGGWYLQPDCNMPSGESLVRQILLGRQYFKEKFGQAPTTSINFDSFGHSRGLVQIMRKSGFDSYLFMRPEQKTAGPADDFVWVGFDGSEVHAHQIADGYNTLIGQAHKKIAKWLEKYADDGEDRPRLLLWGVGNHGGGPSRLDLDRIGEMMDAGPVEIVHSTPEAYFAELREATDLPRHADDLNPRFVGCYTSMIRIKQKHRQLESQLFMTEKMLATAAVQGLLAYPARELGEAFHDLMVAEFHDILPGSSIQPAEEASLRLIDHGLEIASRLRARAFFALAAGQPQAATGEYPILVYNPHPYPVRGIFACEFMLEDQNWTEEFSMPLVYRDGAQVPSQPEKEHSALNLDWRKRVVFEAELAPSSMNRFDCRIVKLPQKPKAHLTERDGAIRFESPSLQVEINTRTGLIDKYVAEGVSYLRPGAFLPVVVADNEDPWRMDTDRFEPDVGRFELMSPARGTAFSGVKDEVLPAVRVIEDGDVRTVVEALLAYGDSAAVLTYLLPKQGTEIEVQVRLYWQEKDKLLKLSIPTALGDDHEYLGQTAYGVQRLPQNGDEAVAQKWTAMAESSPDGRAVTLINDGVYGSDGADGTLRPTLVRGVAYCAHPIGERPILPQDRLLPRIDQGERTYTFWLNAGKRESRLATIEREALALHERPYALSFFPSGAGELPSPGVALEGDRAVLTAFKQAEDGDGYILRLYEPTGVPGSALLRIPSLGISQRVELDGFEIKTFRTDAAGSVLRTCTLMEKD, from the coding sequence TTGAAAAAGCTGCACCTCATCAGCAATGCGCACCTTGATCCCGTATGGCAGTGGGAATGGGAGGAAGGCGCGGCTGCGGCCGTATCCACGTTCAGGGCCGCCGCATCGTTTTGCAGAGAATACGACGGATACGTTTTTAATCACAATGAAGCGCTGCTGTACAAATGGATCGAGGAGTACGAGCCGAGCTTGTTCGCGGAGATTCAAAGCCTCGTTCGTCTCGGCAAGTGGCACATCATGGGCGGATGGTACCTGCAGCCCGATTGCAATATGCCTTCGGGCGAATCGCTCGTCAGGCAGATTCTGCTCGGCAGGCAGTACTTCAAGGAAAAATTCGGACAGGCGCCGACGACCTCGATCAACTTCGACTCCTTCGGGCATTCCAGGGGATTGGTGCAGATCATGCGCAAATCCGGCTTTGATTCTTATCTGTTCATGCGGCCCGAGCAAAAGACGGCGGGTCCGGCGGACGACTTCGTCTGGGTTGGCTTCGACGGCTCCGAGGTGCACGCGCATCAGATTGCGGACGGATACAATACGCTGATCGGGCAAGCGCACAAAAAGATCGCTAAATGGCTGGAGAAGTACGCGGACGACGGCGAGGACCGCCCCCGTCTGCTGCTGTGGGGCGTCGGCAATCACGGCGGCGGTCCCTCCCGTCTCGACCTCGACCGCATCGGCGAGATGATGGATGCGGGTCCGGTTGAGATCGTGCATTCGACGCCGGAGGCCTACTTCGCGGAGCTGCGCGAAGCGACCGATCTTCCCCGCCATGCGGACGATCTCAATCCGCGCTTCGTCGGCTGCTATACGTCGATGATCCGGATCAAGCAAAAGCACCGGCAGCTCGAAAGCCAGCTCTTCATGACCGAGAAAATGCTGGCGACGGCCGCGGTTCAAGGACTGCTGGCGTATCCGGCCCGCGAGCTCGGCGAAGCGTTTCACGACCTGATGGTCGCCGAGTTCCACGACATTTTGCCGGGCAGCTCGATCCAGCCCGCGGAAGAAGCGTCGCTCAGACTCATCGACCACGGCCTGGAGATCGCTTCGCGCCTGCGCGCCCGCGCGTTCTTCGCCCTGGCTGCCGGTCAGCCGCAAGCGGCGACGGGCGAGTATCCGATTCTCGTTTACAATCCGCATCCGTATCCCGTACGCGGCATTTTCGCCTGCGAGTTCATGCTGGAGGACCAGAACTGGACGGAGGAGTTCTCCATGCCGCTGGTCTACCGCGACGGCGCGCAGGTGCCGAGCCAGCCTGAAAAAGAGCATAGCGCCCTGAACCTGGACTGGCGCAAACGCGTCGTTTTCGAAGCCGAGCTCGCGCCCTCGTCCATGAACAGGTTCGACTGCCGGATCGTCAAGCTGCCGCAGAAGCCGAAGGCGCATCTGACCGAGCGCGACGGCGCGATCCGGTTCGAATCGCCGTCGCTGCAGGTCGAGATCAATACACGCACCGGGCTGATCGACAAGTATGTCGCGGAGGGCGTATCCTACCTGCGGCCGGGCGCCTTCCTCCCCGTCGTAGTCGCCGACAACGAGGATCCGTGGCGCATGGATACGGACCGGTTCGAGCCGGACGTCGGCCGATTCGAGCTGATGAGCCCCGCCCGCGGCACGGCCTTCTCCGGCGTCAAGGATGAAGTGCTGCCCGCCGTGCGGGTAATCGAGGACGGAGACGTGCGGACCGTCGTCGAAGCGCTGCTGGCCTATGGCGACTCTGCGGCCGTGCTCACCTACCTGCTGCCCAAGCAGGGCACCGAGATCGAAGTGCAGGTCCGCCTGTATTGGCAGGAGAAGGACAAGCTGCTCAAGCTGTCGATCCCGACGGCGCTCGGAGACGATCATGAATACCTGGGGCAGACGGCGTACGGCGTGCAGCGGCTGCCGCAAAACGGCGACGAGGCGGTGGCGCAAAAGTGGACGGCGATGGCCGAGTCTTCTCCCGACGGACGGGCCGTGACGCTGATCAATGACGGTGTCTATGGCTCGGACGGCGCCGACGGCACGCTGCGGCCGACGCTGGTCCGCGGCGTCGCCTACTGCGCGCACCCGATCGGCGAGCGTCCGATTCTGCCGCAGGACCGGCTCCTGCCCCGGATCGACCAGGGCGAGCGCACGTATACGTTCTGGCTCAACGCCGGCAAGCGGGAGTCGCGTCTTGCGACGATCGAACGCGAAGCGCTCGCTCTGCACGAACGTCCGTATGCGCTCTCGTTTTTCCCGAGCGGAGCCGGCGAGCTGCCGTCCCCGGGCGTCGCGCTTGAAGGCGACCGCGCGGTGCTGACCGCCTTCAAGCAGGCGGAGGACGGCGACGGTTATATCCTCCGTCTGTACGAGCCTACCGGCGTGCCGGGCTCGGCCCTCCTTCGCATCCCTTCGCTCGGCATCTCGCAGCGGGTCGAGCTCGACGGATTCGAGATCAAGACGTTCAGGACGGACGCTGCCGGAAGCGTACTTAGGACATGCACGTTGATGGAAAAAGACTAG